One window of Alphaproteobacteria bacterium genomic DNA carries:
- a CDS encoding MFS transporter, whose translation MTPGRITAVICVSQALAQIGAFAVAALLPAFIDTWRLTNTEAGWIVGAFYAAYTLTVPVLVSLTDRVDPKRVYLFSTALTAMALFGYALLAEGLWSAVFFRILAGIGWAGTYMPGLKALSDLVEGPRQSRAVSFHAAAVGVSGACSFVVAGMAAAWFGWQWAIAIGGAGALLACLIMAALLPSRIPQRRIGGHTALLNFLPVLRNRSALAYSLGYLVHTWEMSVLRTWVVTFLFFAAARSGDGAPVISPTAIATALALFGVWASVSGNELAMRIGRRRFVFIVMLASMAMALAIGFAPAVSYEFAAVLCILYGMLIWADSSSLTAGAAGSALPGQRGATLAVHSTMGYAGGFIGPLAVGLILDLAGGGVTAWALAFASVALVTAIGPMTLLILKPKDLPGDRPHV comes from the coding sequence ATGACACCAGGCCGAATCACTGCCGTCATATGTGTTTCGCAGGCGCTGGCGCAGATTGGCGCGTTTGCGGTGGCGGCGCTGCTGCCGGCGTTCATCGATACGTGGCGATTGACCAATACGGAAGCGGGATGGATTGTCGGGGCGTTTTATGCCGCCTATACCCTGACGGTCCCGGTACTGGTTTCGCTGACCGACCGGGTCGATCCAAAACGGGTATACCTGTTTTCCACGGCCCTGACGGCAATGGCGCTGTTCGGTTACGCCCTGCTCGCCGAGGGTCTGTGGTCCGCCGTATTTTTCCGTATCCTGGCCGGTATCGGCTGGGCCGGAACCTATATGCCGGGCCTCAAGGCGCTCAGCGACCTTGTCGAAGGCCCCCGCCAGTCCCGGGCTGTATCGTTTCACGCCGCCGCCGTTGGCGTCAGCGGCGCCTGTTCGTTTGTGGTGGCGGGTATGGCTGCAGCCTGGTTCGGATGGCAATGGGCAATCGCCATCGGCGGCGCCGGTGCGCTGCTGGCATGCCTGATTATGGCCGCATTGCTGCCATCTCGGATACCGCAGAGACGGATCGGCGGACACACCGCGCTTTTGAATTTCCTGCCAGTCCTGCGAAACCGGTCCGCGCTGGCCTATTCGCTGGGTTATCTGGTCCATACCTGGGAAATGAGCGTCCTGCGCACCTGGGTCGTGACGTTCCTGTTCTTCGCGGCCGCCCGATCGGGCGACGGCGCGCCTGTGATTTCGCCGACAGCCATCGCCACGGCGCTTGCGCTATTCGGCGTCTGGGCCAGCGTGTCCGGCAACGAACTGGCCATGCGGATCGGCCGCCGCCGCTTCGTGTTCATCGTCATGCTGGCTTCGATGGCCATGGCGCTGGCTATCGGCTTTGCGCCTGCGGTTTCGTATGAATTCGCCGCCGTGCTCTGCATTCTGTACGGCATGCTGATCTGGGCCGATTCGTCGTCCTTGACCGCCGGCGCCGCCGGTAGCGCCCTGCCCGGTCAGCGGGGCGCGACGCTCGCGGTTCATTCGACGATGGGCTATGCAGGCGGCTTTATCGGACCGCTGGCCGTCGGGCTGATCCTCGATCTGGCCGGAGGCGGCGTAACAGCCTGGGCGCTGGCGTTTGCATCGGTTGCCCTTGTCACGGCTATCGGCCCGATGACGCTGCTTATCCTGAAGCCGAAAGACCTTCCGGGTGACCGTCCGCACGTGTGA
- a CDS encoding pyridoxal-phosphate dependent enzyme — protein sequence MNTVPARYINPRTGAIWPTTEPLWKAPDDGGYVNLTPGAGLSPDDIVVSEHSLWRYAKAVRLPGPPAVTLGAGWTPLLAASWQGVRVHFKADYLMVSGSFKDRGTMVMLNYLKQAGVSAILEDSSGNAGASAATYAAALGLACRIFVPAAAPEAKKIQMAAMGADVTAIDGSRDDVADAALAEAANTFYAAHNHQPFFLEGTKTLAFELWEQFGFRAPDCVVAPLGQGSNIMGSHIGFAELLACGQIDRLPRIHAIQAANCAPYHAALQSGVRDATRFPAKPTIADGIASATPVRLREVLDAVHESDGSITTVEEDEIVAALRNLGQMGYFVEPTSATACAGLSKLLADGTIGPNETVAVVLTGSGLKAVEKIGGALGRARA from the coding sequence ATGAACACCGTCCCCGCGCGCTACATCAACCCGCGCACCGGCGCAATCTGGCCCACGACGGAACCGCTGTGGAAGGCGCCGGATGACGGCGGCTACGTCAACTTGACACCGGGTGCGGGGTTGAGCCCTGACGATATCGTCGTGAGCGAACATTCGCTATGGCGCTATGCGAAAGCGGTTCGCCTGCCGGGACCACCGGCGGTGACACTGGGCGCCGGGTGGACGCCGTTGCTCGCCGCATCGTGGCAAGGCGTACGCGTACACTTCAAGGCGGATTATCTGATGGTTTCCGGCTCCTTCAAGGACCGGGGCACGATGGTCATGCTGAATTATCTGAAACAGGCGGGCGTATCGGCAATTCTGGAGGACTCATCCGGCAATGCCGGCGCATCCGCCGCCACCTACGCGGCGGCGCTTGGCCTTGCCTGCCGGATTTTCGTCCCCGCCGCCGCCCCCGAAGCGAAGAAAATCCAGATGGCGGCGATGGGCGCCGATGTCACCGCCATTGACGGCAGCCGGGATGACGTCGCGGATGCTGCGCTGGCGGAAGCGGCCAACACGTTTTATGCGGCCCATAACCACCAGCCTTTTTTCCTGGAAGGCACCAAGACTCTGGCCTTCGAGCTCTGGGAACAGTTCGGGTTCAGGGCGCCGGATTGTGTCGTGGCCCCACTTGGCCAGGGCAGCAACATCATGGGCAGCCATATCGGCTTCGCGGAATTGCTCGCCTGCGGGCAGATCGACAGGCTACCGCGCATCCACGCCATCCAGGCCGCCAACTGCGCGCCCTATCACGCGGCGCTTCAGTCAGGCGTCCGCGACGCAACCCGTTTTCCGGCCAAGCCGACCATTGCGGACGGCATCGCCTCCGCGACGCCGGTGCGATTGCGCGAAGTCCTGGACGCCGTGCACGAATCCGATGGTTCGATTACAACCGTCGAAGAAGACGAAATCGTCGCCGCACTGCGTAACCTGGGCCAGATGGGCTATTTCGTGGAACCCACCAGCGCCACCGCATGCGCCGGGCTCAGCAAGCTGCTGGCGGACGGCACCATAGGCCCGAACGAGACCGTGGCCGTCGTCCTGACGGGAAGCGGGCTGAAGGCGGTCGAAAAAATCGGCGGCGCGCTCGGCCGGGCACGCGCCTGA
- a CDS encoding molybdenum cofactor biosynthesis protein MoaE: MTVRVQRDDFDAGAEIAALTRGNTQIGAVTSFVGLVRDMHGAAGSGAMTLEHYPGMTEKMLAAIDDEANARWPLEASLIVHRYGRLTPGDRIVLVVVASPHRAAAFDACHFLIDWLKTRAPFWKLEETGTGEARWVEALESDDVAAERWAAKSRKGAAE; encoded by the coding sequence ATGACCGTACGGGTACAGCGTGACGATTTCGATGCCGGCGCGGAAATTGCGGCGCTGACCAGGGGCAATACACAGATTGGCGCCGTGACGAGCTTCGTGGGCCTTGTTCGCGACATGCACGGCGCTGCGGGATCGGGCGCGATGACCCTGGAGCATTATCCCGGCATGACCGAAAAAATGCTTGCCGCAATCGATGACGAGGCGAATGCTCGCTGGCCGCTGGAAGCCAGCCTGATCGTCCATCGTTACGGGCGGTTGACGCCGGGCGACCGGATCGTTCTGGTCGTTGTCGCCAGCCCGCACCGGGCCGCGGCGTTCGACGCCTGCCATTTTCTGATCGACTGGCTGAAAACCAGGGCGCCGTTCTGGAAGCTGGAGGAAACCGGGACGGGCGAGGCACGCTGGGTGGAAGCCCTGGAGAGCGACGATGTGGCGGCGGAACGCTGGGCTGCGAAATCCCGGAAGGGGGCGGCGGAATAG
- the glp gene encoding gephyrin-like molybdotransferase Glp, whose protein sequence is MAQLSDDCFAFGGELTPLDQALAALNDRTVAIAGVSTVPLAHAVGRILAEDIVSPMNVPPHANSAVDGYAVYFADLSPDLETRLAVTGRAAAGHPLPHPARRGVATRIFTGAAMPSGDGDAGPDTVMMQEDCQLDGDTVVIRPGIKTGANRRAAGEDIRAGETVLAAGRRLRPQEVGVAASLGRTSLDVYDPLRVAVFSSGDELRDPGGPGLDPGAIYDSNRYMLTAALSRLGCSVTDLGIIRDRVGAIRDALAAAARDHDLVITSGGMSTGEEDHIKAAVEALGKLHFWRLAIKPGRPVALGQINTPRGPVPIAGLPGNPGAAIVTFLMVARPLILRLAGAVDTAPITFRVRAGFEHRKKISRREFVRARIETGSDGFPEAYKNGRSGAGVLSSLVGADGLVMLPEDLTALEPGNMVDFLPFTEVMP, encoded by the coding sequence ATGGCGCAGCTTAGCGACGACTGCTTTGCGTTCGGAGGCGAATTGACGCCGCTGGACCAGGCGCTGGCGGCGCTGAATGACCGTACTGTCGCGATTGCCGGTGTTTCGACGGTGCCGCTGGCGCATGCGGTCGGCCGTATCCTGGCCGAGGACATCGTGTCGCCGATGAATGTGCCGCCACACGCCAATTCGGCCGTGGACGGCTATGCGGTTTATTTTGCGGACCTGTCGCCGGACCTGGAAACCCGGCTTGCCGTTACCGGCCGCGCCGCGGCGGGGCATCCGCTACCGCATCCGGCGCGGCGTGGCGTGGCGACCCGGATTTTTACGGGTGCGGCGATGCCCTCCGGCGATGGCGACGCAGGCCCGGATACCGTCATGATGCAGGAAGACTGCCAGCTGGACGGCGATACGGTTGTGATCCGGCCCGGCATCAAGACGGGGGCCAACCGGCGGGCGGCGGGCGAGGATATTCGCGCCGGAGAGACAGTTTTGGCCGCCGGGCGGCGGCTTCGCCCGCAGGAGGTCGGCGTCGCGGCGTCGCTGGGCCGAACGTCGCTGGATGTATACGACCCGCTGCGCGTCGCGGTTTTTTCCAGCGGCGACGAATTGCGCGACCCGGGCGGTCCGGGGCTGGACCCGGGCGCAATTTACGATTCGAACCGTTACATGCTGACGGCGGCGCTGTCGCGGCTTGGCTGTAGCGTAACGGACCTGGGCATCATCCGCGACAGGGTCGGTGCTATTCGCGATGCGCTCGCCGCCGCAGCCAGGGATCACGATCTGGTGATTACATCGGGCGGCATGTCGACCGGCGAGGAAGACCACATCAAGGCTGCGGTCGAGGCGCTGGGAAAGCTGCATTTCTGGCGTCTGGCGATCAAGCCCGGCCGGCCCGTGGCGCTCGGTCAGATCAACACGCCGCGCGGCCCGGTGCCGATCGCCGGATTGCCGGGCAACCCGGGCGCCGCGATCGTGACGTTTCTCATGGTGGCGCGGCCGCTGATTCTGCGTCTTGCCGGGGCCGTGGATACGGCGCCGATCACGTTCCGGGTACGGGCCGGGTTTGAGCATCGCAAGAAAATCAGCCGCCGTGAATTTGTCCGCGCCCGCATTGAAACCGGTTCCGACGGTTTTCCCGAGGCGTATAAAAACGGCCGTAGCGGGGCCGGCGTCCTGTCCTCGCTGGTAGGCGCGGACGGCCTGGTCATGCTGCCCGAAGACTTGACCGCGCTGGAGCCGGGCAACATGGTAGACTTCCTGCCATTCACGGAGGTCATGCCATGA
- a CDS encoding response regulator transcription factor — MMPDEPHILVVDDDKRLRDLLRKYLMDNGFRVTVAMEAIDARARLQAMEYDLIVMDRMMPGEDGLALTRAIREGSAVPILMLTALDGIDARIDGLEGGVDDYLTKPFEPRELLLRITTILRRVRPSATDRKEIRIGEFLFDPKREVLSSGGNAIRLTASEASLLAVLAENAGTVLSREDLTQLCEIDGSDRMIDVQVTRLRRKIEPDARMPRYLKTVRGRGYVLWPD; from the coding sequence ATGATGCCGGACGAACCTCATATCCTTGTCGTCGACGACGACAAGCGCTTGCGGGACCTGCTTCGCAAATACCTGATGGACAATGGCTTCCGGGTTACCGTCGCCATGGAGGCCATCGACGCGCGGGCGCGCCTGCAGGCAATGGAGTACGACCTTATCGTGATGGACCGTATGATGCCGGGTGAAGACGGGCTGGCGTTGACCCGGGCGATCCGCGAAGGCAGTGCTGTCCCGATACTGATGCTGACCGCGCTGGACGGGATAGACGCGCGCATCGACGGGCTGGAAGGCGGTGTGGACGACTACCTGACCAAACCTTTCGAGCCCCGCGAACTGCTGCTCCGGATCACGACGATACTGCGCCGCGTTCGACCTTCCGCGACGGATCGGAAGGAAATCCGTATCGGCGAGTTCCTGTTCGACCCCAAACGGGAGGTGCTGTCCAGCGGCGGCAACGCAATCCGGCTGACCGCGTCCGAAGCAAGCCTTCTGGCAGTCCTGGCCGAAAACGCAGGTACCGTTCTGAGCCGCGAAGATTTGACGCAGCTTTGTGAAATCGATGGCAGCGACCGTATGATCGACGTTCAGGTAACGCGGCTGCGCCGCAAGATCGAGCCGGATGCCAGAATGCCGCGATATCTGAAAACGGTGCGCGGACGGGGGTACGTTCTGTGGCCCGACTAA
- a CDS encoding MarR family transcriptional regulator, whose amino-acid sequence MMFYAYRDFTAEPDAILQQFGFGRAHHRVIYFVGRYPGASVSALLAILKITKQSLNRVLGQLVREGFIVQVQGVEDRRQRLLELTVKGRALEMQLTANQRERFYRAYRESGADAVEGFRKVILALISGNEDRRRFAPDGDPDR is encoded by the coding sequence ATGATGTTCTACGCCTATCGCGACTTCACGGCGGAACCGGATGCCATTCTCCAGCAGTTCGGTTTCGGCCGCGCGCATCACCGCGTGATTTACTTCGTCGGCCGTTATCCGGGTGCTTCCGTGTCTGCACTGCTCGCCATCCTCAAAATCACGAAGCAGAGCCTGAACCGCGTTCTGGGACAACTGGTGCGCGAAGGCTTTATCGTGCAGGTACAGGGTGTCGAGGACAGGCGCCAGCGGTTGCTGGAACTGACGGTGAAAGGACGCGCCCTGGAGATGCAATTGACCGCCAACCAGCGCGAACGGTTTTATCGGGCATACAGGGAATCGGGCGCGGACGCGGTGGAAGGTTTCCGGAAGGTCATACTGGCGCTGATATCGGGGAACGAGGATCGCCGGCGGTTCGCCCCCGACGGGGATCCGGACAGGTAG
- a CDS encoding branched-chain amino acid aminotransferase, whose amino-acid sequence MSYDNRPGFIWMDGGLVPWKDANVHVLTHALHYASCVFEGERAYDGRIFKLNEHTERLFAGARTMDFKIPYTVDEINAACRLVVERQGIKDGYIRPIAYRGAEMMGVSAQKTQIHVAIAAWEWPDYFADRMAGIRMKWAKWRRPDPATIPCKTKAAGLYMICTLSKHDAEREGYADALMQDYRGYIAEATGANIFMLMEDGKLHTPEPDCFLDGITKRTVSALARKRGYEIVQRHIRPEELAGASEVFLTGTAVEVTPVREIGEYRFTPGDMTRTLMQDYDIEVRSEVPATLNAA is encoded by the coding sequence ATGAGCTACGATAACCGCCCGGGATTTATCTGGATGGATGGCGGCCTGGTTCCCTGGAAGGATGCCAATGTCCATGTCCTGACGCATGCGCTGCATTACGCATCCTGCGTGTTCGAGGGCGAGCGCGCCTATGACGGCCGTATCTTCAAGCTTAACGAACATACCGAGCGGCTTTTCGCCGGCGCCCGGACCATGGATTTCAAGATTCCCTATACGGTCGATGAAATCAATGCCGCCTGCAGACTGGTCGTGGAAAGGCAGGGCATCAAGGACGGTTACATCCGGCCGATCGCCTATCGCGGCGCGGAGATGATGGGCGTTTCGGCCCAGAAAACACAGATACATGTGGCCATCGCCGCATGGGAATGGCCCGATTACTTCGCCGACCGGATGGCCGGAATCCGCATGAAATGGGCAAAATGGCGCCGCCCCGACCCGGCGACAATTCCCTGCAAGACCAAGGCGGCCGGGCTGTACATGATCTGCACCCTGTCAAAGCACGATGCGGAACGCGAAGGCTATGCAGACGCGCTGATGCAGGATTATCGCGGCTATATCGCCGAAGCGACCGGGGCTAATATTTTCATGCTGATGGAAGACGGCAAACTGCACACGCCGGAACCGGACTGCTTCCTCGACGGCATTACCAAGCGCACGGTATCGGCCCTTGCCAGGAAACGCGGGTATGAGATCGTACAGCGGCATATCAGGCCGGAAGAACTCGCCGGCGCATCGGAAGTCTTTCTAACGGGTACCGCCGTCGAAGTAACACCTGTCCGCGAAATCGGCGAGTACCGCTTCACGCCCGGCGACATGACCCGGACGCTGATGCAGGATTACGACATCGAAGTCCGCAGCGAGGTGCCCGCGACGCTCAACGCCGCCTAG
- a CDS encoding ATP-binding protein, protein MARLNRWNPALLVKRVLPRTLFGRSLLIIVSPLILLQLISAHIFYDRHWESITRRLSSAIAGDIAMVMEELREDPSPEGQALLFSKALRTFGFAITMHPGAILPNETLPVENERIDKVLTISLKQLINRPFHIDTSSYKEQVVIEIQLAEGVMRVVAPGSRLFSSTTYIFILWMVGSSLILFAVASVFMRNQIRPIRRLARAADSFGKGRPVEEDFRAGGAMEVRQAASAFNLMRERIRRQIRQRTDMLSGVSHDLRTPLTRMKLQLAMFGDSPEVEGLKADVVQMEKMVEGYLTFARGEGDEPAVETDLSSLVEDVVNGWRRNGTVIDAHVEGRLQAWLRPNAVKRCLENLIANANRYGEHIWVNAGKRGAETEISIDDDGPGIPEEMREDVFRPFLRLDESRNPETGGTGLGLAIARDIARAHGGDIVLETSPHGGLRALVRLPI, encoded by the coding sequence GTGGCCCGACTAAATCGCTGGAATCCCGCCCTGCTGGTAAAGCGGGTTCTGCCGCGCACCCTGTTCGGCCGGTCGCTCTTGATCATCGTGTCGCCGCTGATCCTGTTGCAGCTGATTTCCGCGCATATTTTCTATGATCGCCACTGGGAATCGATCACGCGCCGGCTGTCCAGCGCCATCGCCGGCGATATCGCGATGGTCATGGAGGAATTGCGCGAGGATCCCAGCCCGGAAGGGCAGGCGCTGCTGTTCTCCAAAGCTCTCCGGACCTTCGGTTTTGCCATAACCATGCATCCGGGCGCCATCCTGCCCAACGAAACCCTGCCGGTGGAAAACGAGCGGATCGACAAGGTCCTGACGATTTCGCTGAAGCAGTTGATCAACCGCCCTTTTCATATCGACACATCCTCCTACAAGGAACAGGTCGTCATCGAAATCCAGCTGGCCGAGGGAGTCATGCGGGTTGTGGCGCCGGGCAGCCGGCTGTTCAGCTCGACAACCTACATCTTCATCCTGTGGATGGTCGGTTCGTCGCTGATCCTGTTTGCGGTTGCGTCCGTGTTCATGCGCAATCAGATCCGCCCGATCCGGCGGCTGGCCCGCGCCGCGGACAGTTTTGGCAAGGGGCGGCCGGTGGAGGAAGATTTCCGTGCCGGCGGCGCAATGGAGGTCCGGCAGGCCGCGAGCGCCTTCAACCTGATGCGGGAACGCATCCGTCGCCAGATTCGCCAGCGCACGGATATGCTTTCCGGCGTCAGCCACGATCTGCGCACGCCGTTGACCCGCATGAAGCTGCAACTCGCCATGTTTGGCGACAGTCCTGAAGTGGAAGGGCTGAAGGCTGACGTGGTCCAAATGGAAAAGATGGTGGAAGGCTACCTGACTTTCGCACGTGGCGAAGGGGACGAACCGGCGGTCGAGACCGACCTCAGCAGCCTTGTCGAAGATGTTGTGAACGGATGGCGGCGCAATGGCACGGTCATCGATGCGCATGTAGAGGGCCGGTTGCAGGCCTGGTTGCGGCCCAATGCGGTGAAGCGGTGTCTTGAAAACCTGATCGCGAATGCAAACCGCTATGGCGAGCATATCTGGGTCAATGCCGGCAAGCGGGGGGCCGAAACCGAAATCTCCATTGACGATGACGGCCCGGGCATTCCCGAGGAAATGCGCGAAGATGTGTTTCGTCCCTTCCTGCGGCTGGACGAATCCCGCAACCCCGAAACCGGCGGGACGGGTCTTGGCCTGGCGATCGCGCGCGATATCGCCCGTGCCCATGGGGGCGATATCGTGCTGGAAACGTCGCCGCATGGCGGTCTTCGCGCCCTTGTCCGGCTGCCGATCTGA
- a CDS encoding TraR/DksA family transcriptional regulator, whose amino-acid sequence MLDTQKIKAQLEERMSFLKARVHEIEEDLREPADPDFAEQATEAEGDEVLEGLEDSALHEIAQIKAALARIAADTYGDCATCGEAIDEKRLAILPHAAQCISCASK is encoded by the coding sequence ATGTTGGACACACAGAAGATAAAGGCGCAGCTTGAAGAACGAATGTCGTTTCTGAAGGCGCGGGTGCACGAGATCGAAGAGGATCTGAGGGAACCCGCGGACCCGGATTTCGCCGAACAGGCAACCGAAGCCGAAGGCGATGAAGTTCTCGAAGGCCTGGAAGATTCCGCCCTGCATGAAATCGCGCAGATCAAGGCCGCGCTGGCCCGCATCGCGGCGGATACCTATGGGGATTGCGCAACCTGCGGCGAGGCGATTGACGAGAAGCGGCTGGCGATTCTGCCGCATGCCGCCCAGTGCATTTCCTGCGCCTCGAAATAG
- the moaD gene encoding molybdopterin converting factor subunit 1 has product MKILYFASLRQRTGTGEEDISLPDGVRDVAGLIDWLKGRGPEYSDALADTSAIRVAVNQEFATLETALEGNEEVALFPPMTGG; this is encoded by the coding sequence ATGAAGATTCTGTATTTTGCGTCGTTGCGGCAGCGCACGGGTACCGGTGAGGAGGATATTTCGCTCCCGGATGGCGTGCGCGACGTGGCGGGGCTGATCGATTGGCTGAAAGGTCGCGGCCCGGAATATTCGGATGCGCTGGCGGATACCAGCGCAATTCGTGTTGCCGTAAATCAGGAATTTGCTACGCTGGAGACAGCGCTCGAAGGCAACGAGGAAGTGGCCCTGTTTCCGCCTATGACCGGAGGTTGA
- a CDS encoding DUF4169 family protein, giving the protein MAEIINLREFRKKRARNEKAAEAARSRALAGRTMPEKKRDQDAADRAKSDLDSKKLDGSDPDPGETA; this is encoded by the coding sequence ATGGCCGAGATCATCAACCTGCGTGAGTTCCGCAAGAAAAGGGCCCGCAACGAGAAAGCCGCCGAGGCGGCGCGCAGCCGCGCCCTGGCTGGCCGCACGATGCCTGAAAAGAAACGGGACCAGGACGCCGCCGACCGCGCGAAATCGGATCTCGACAGCAAGAAGCTGGACGGTTCCGATCCCGACCCCGGCGAGACAGCGTAA
- a CDS encoding pentapeptide repeat-containing protein, whose protein sequence is MPTWNVNIPEILDSHKLWLVNSDGGRQADLSRRELMEEDFSRKSLDRANFVGAILKNASFVQASLVEADMFGVNLLNADLRNANFTKAILKGAMLRGANLENANLNAADLRGGIILEADGASTLGRDRTDISDCFMNYATMRRTRMSGVDLRGSRLVGASLEGAFLFGADLSGTNLTNADLRGADLSEARLAGTSLERADLRGVQLRNAIFDATDMRGARMDTALEMVIDLNRCTIGESVTAISFGDFPAQFRAALHQHESWVKSGGATGRPAVLSGMNLENFDLSGRNLSGIKLRGARLRGANLTGCILMLSDLNGADLRNTNLEAANLTGVSLTEANLSGARMQRVVLGAIPLRAKDGNATGRIQRVSLKNAILADTDLAGVDFSECNMDGVKWE, encoded by the coding sequence TTGCCCACCTGGAACGTAAATATCCCCGAAATTCTCGACAGCCACAAACTATGGCTGGTTAACAGCGATGGCGGGCGGCAGGCGGACCTTTCGCGCCGGGAGTTGATGGAGGAGGATTTTTCGCGAAAGTCGCTGGATCGGGCGAATTTTGTCGGCGCGATCCTGAAGAACGCTTCCTTCGTGCAGGCAAGCCTTGTGGAAGCCGACATGTTCGGCGTGAACCTGCTGAATGCGGATCTGCGCAACGCGAATTTTACCAAGGCCATCCTGAAGGGCGCGATGCTGCGCGGCGCAAATCTCGAAAACGCGAATTTGAACGCAGCCGACCTGCGCGGCGGTATCATACTTGAAGCGGATGGGGCGAGCACGCTTGGGCGGGACAGAACCGACATCAGCGACTGCTTCATGAACTATGCGACGATGCGCCGTACCCGTATGTCCGGCGTGGATCTGCGCGGGTCGCGCCTCGTGGGCGCCAGTCTCGAAGGCGCCTTTCTGTTCGGCGCCGACCTGTCCGGGACCAACCTGACCAATGCCGACCTGCGCGGCGCCGACCTGTCGGAGGCCCGGCTGGCCGGAACCAGCCTGGAGCGGGCGGATCTGCGCGGCGTGCAACTGCGCAACGCCATTTTCGACGCGACCGACATGCGCGGGGCGCGGATGGATACGGCCCTGGAAATGGTTATCGACCTGAACCGGTGCACGATTGGCGAATCCGTCACGGCAATTTCCTTTGGCGATTTTCCGGCGCAATTCCGGGCGGCGCTGCACCAGCACGAATCCTGGGTCAAGAGCGGCGGGGCGACGGGCCGGCCGGCTGTCCTGTCCGGAATGAACCTCGAGAATTTCGACCTGTCCGGGCGAAATCTTAGCGGGATAAAGCTGCGCGGCGCGCGACTGCGCGGTGCGAACCTGACGGGCTGCATCCTGATGCTGTCCGATCTCAACGGCGCCGACTTGCGCAATACAAACCTGGAGGCCGCCAACCTGACCGGCGTCAGCCTGACGGAAGCCAATCTCTCGGGCGCCAGGATGCAGCGTGTTGTCCTGGGCGCGATCCCCTTGCGTGCGAAGGATGGAAACGCCACGGGCAGGATCCAGCGCGTGAGCCTGAAGAATGCCATACTGGCGGATACCGATCTTGCCGGGGTCGATTTTTCGGAATGCAACATGGATGGCGTGAAGTGGGAATAG